A genomic window from Massilia sp. METH4 includes:
- a CDS encoding TonB-dependent receptor: protein MTKHSNKVRAPGRLDRRTVFAIAASMLAANAALAQQTPTPQQTPSAQEAPAPAVDSGAVVTVVGTRKSVASAIDRKIRNATVSDSIIAEDINQFPDKNVGEALSRITGVQLSRSFGEGSQVAIRGVEPDLNRVEINGMSVLGTNGEAGRGAELRELASELIASIDVFKGVTADMTEGGVGGTVSIKTRKPLDFKKRTIATTVSAERSSSRGGVQPRLTLLAADRFLDNKLGLMANIVYDKVLTREDYARNTSWRFLRDWDFSADRTVVSRDPAVAAIADKASCATAAGLSADQRTACTNQWNDYSPGIPRYGIWTRDHKRSSAELTAQYEFSKSFNAYVSYQHNKQEQRLNDRNFGTELGNVSRLANAGNAPTYNAAGVPSGGTCTAASTTTTPEGVIVENHHVTQYTVGNCLYSAGQGGQGAFSSSARDFALDIDSKYSTTGFNYKQGKWEIEGLLGTSKSLYTNNTNSIVITQNAPGLRVSLDEQGLPHFDFPQAYSPENPGAYTQVQLQYRPYETTNREDQAKIDLKYKLDSPFFSKLWFGAQARDTAGKRYNGGGYLASNGANLNSAADDVTVVGSNINQTLVFDPLAPAGVNRAPDKFAFMSQFNATNYINAQQMASLIQSISERSPGTFFKGFDGVSGMPSSWLSPNYAAAAPNFDTSNFNQQYLYNAPGSDGQTYAQIPAWKVREKTQAAYARLDFDTELFDRGISGNIGVRYTRTRDISTGSRSQRVRVATSSGTTGYTDLVLSNSVATVDNTYHDWLPSANVMMWAIPDQFLVRAGFGKVMARPRIDLLAPNATCIAGSGSNLFGGDGEDDCTAGNPNLKPFRAKNLDLSFEYYPNQDSQVSLALFKKKITSYILEKTVVRGVDLFKDGSRYDVTQPVNGEGAETKGIELTARTALTFLPGWLSGFGVDGNYTRMTYKYSPGTERLNVLDGTVLPYPGLSKNSYNAAVWYDLGKFNARVAYTYRDRFFTGNNDVSGNPVFQNKTGFLDAKFQYRYNDNLTFSVEGKNLTDQEQITDAGDPFRVNELAFAGRRYFLSASYKF, encoded by the coding sequence GTGACGAAGCACTCGAACAAGGTGCGGGCGCCCGGCCGCCTGGACCGCAGGACCGTCTTTGCCATTGCCGCCTCGATGCTGGCGGCCAACGCCGCGCTGGCACAGCAGACACCCACCCCGCAGCAAACTCCCTCGGCACAGGAAGCCCCCGCACCGGCCGTCGACTCGGGCGCCGTGGTGACCGTGGTCGGCACCCGCAAGTCCGTCGCTTCCGCGATCGACCGCAAGATCCGCAACGCTACCGTGTCCGACTCGATCATCGCCGAGGACATCAACCAGTTCCCGGACAAGAACGTGGGCGAGGCGCTGTCGCGCATCACCGGCGTGCAGCTGTCGCGTTCGTTCGGCGAAGGCTCGCAGGTGGCGATCCGCGGCGTCGAGCCGGACCTGAACCGTGTGGAGATCAACGGCATGTCCGTGCTCGGCACGAATGGCGAAGCGGGGCGGGGTGCCGAGCTGCGCGAGCTGGCTTCCGAGCTGATCGCCTCCATCGACGTGTTCAAGGGCGTTACGGCCGACATGACCGAAGGCGGAGTGGGCGGCACCGTCAGCATCAAGACACGCAAGCCGCTGGACTTCAAGAAGCGCACGATCGCCACCACCGTCTCGGCCGAGCGGTCGTCGAGCCGCGGCGGCGTGCAGCCGCGCCTGACCCTGTTGGCCGCCGACCGCTTCCTGGACAACAAGCTGGGCCTGATGGCCAACATCGTCTACGACAAGGTTCTCACCCGCGAGGATTACGCCCGCAATACCTCGTGGCGCTTCCTGCGCGACTGGGATTTCTCGGCCGATCGCACCGTGGTGAGCCGCGACCCGGCCGTGGCGGCCATTGCCGACAAGGCCAGCTGCGCCACCGCCGCCGGCCTGTCGGCCGATCAGCGCACCGCCTGCACGAACCAGTGGAACGACTATTCGCCGGGCATTCCCCGCTACGGCATCTGGACGCGCGACCACAAGCGCTCCTCGGCGGAGCTGACCGCGCAGTACGAGTTCTCGAAGAGCTTCAATGCCTACGTGAGCTACCAGCACAACAAGCAGGAACAGCGGCTGAACGATCGCAACTTCGGCACGGAACTGGGCAATGTGAGCCGCCTGGCCAATGCCGGCAACGCACCCACCTACAACGCGGCCGGCGTACCGTCTGGCGGCACCTGCACGGCGGCGTCCACCACGACGACCCCAGAAGGCGTCATCGTCGAGAACCACCACGTCACGCAGTACACGGTCGGCAACTGCCTGTACTCGGCCGGGCAGGGCGGGCAGGGCGCATTCAGCTCGTCGGCGCGCGACTTCGCACTGGACATCGATTCGAAGTACAGCACCACCGGTTTCAACTACAAGCAGGGCAAGTGGGAAATCGAGGGCTTGCTGGGTACGTCGAAGTCGCTGTACACGAACAACACGAACAGCATCGTCATCACGCAGAACGCGCCGGGCCTGCGCGTCTCGCTGGACGAGCAGGGCTTGCCGCACTTCGACTTCCCGCAGGCGTATTCCCCGGAAAACCCGGGCGCCTACACGCAGGTGCAGCTCCAGTACCGCCCGTATGAAACCACCAACCGGGAAGACCAGGCCAAGATCGACCTGAAATACAAGCTCGATTCTCCGTTCTTCAGCAAGCTGTGGTTCGGCGCCCAGGCGCGCGATACCGCCGGCAAGCGCTACAACGGCGGCGGCTACCTGGCCAGCAATGGCGCGAACCTGAACTCGGCGGCGGACGACGTGACGGTCGTGGGGTCGAACATCAACCAGACGCTGGTCTTCGACCCGCTGGCGCCGGCCGGCGTGAACCGCGCGCCGGACAAGTTCGCGTTCATGAGCCAGTTCAACGCCACCAACTACATCAACGCGCAGCAGATGGCGTCGCTGATCCAGTCGATTTCCGAGCGCTCCCCGGGCACGTTCTTCAAGGGCTTCGATGGCGTCTCCGGCATGCCGTCGTCGTGGCTGTCGCCGAACTACGCCGCGGCCGCGCCGAACTTCGACACGTCGAACTTCAACCAGCAATACCTGTACAACGCGCCCGGCAGCGACGGCCAGACGTACGCGCAAATCCCGGCATGGAAGGTGCGCGAGAAAACCCAGGCAGCCTACGCCCGCCTGGACTTCGACACGGAACTGTTCGACCGCGGCATCTCGGGCAATATCGGCGTGCGCTATACCCGCACCCGCGACATCTCCACGGGTTCGCGCAGCCAGCGGGTGCGCGTCGCCACCAGCAGCGGCACGACCGGCTACACCGACCTCGTGCTGTCGAACAGCGTCGCCACCGTCGACAACACGTACCACGACTGGCTGCCCAGCGCGAACGTGATGATGTGGGCGATCCCCGACCAATTCCTGGTGCGCGCCGGCTTCGGCAAGGTGATGGCCCGTCCTCGCATCGACCTGCTGGCGCCGAACGCCACTTGTATCGCGGGCAGCGGCAGCAACCTGTTCGGCGGTGACGGAGAGGACGATTGCACGGCCGGCAACCCGAACCTGAAACCGTTCCGCGCCAAGAACCTGGACCTGTCGTTCGAGTACTACCCGAACCAGGATTCGCAGGTGAGCCTGGCGCTGTTCAAGAAGAAGATCACCAGCTACATCCTCGAAAAGACGGTGGTGAGGGGCGTGGACCTGTTCAAGGACGGCTCCAGGTATGACGTGACACAGCCGGTCAACGGCGAAGGCGCGGAAACGAAGGGGATCGAACTGACCGCGCGCACGGCGCTGACCTTCCTGCCCGGCTGGCTGTCCGGCTTCGGCGTGGATGGCAACTACACGCGCATGACGTACAAGTATTCGCCGGGCACCGAGCGCCTGAACGTGCTCGATGGTACCGTGCTGCCGTACCCAGGCCTGTCGAAGAACAGCTACAACGCGGCCGTGTGGTACGACCTGGGCAAGTTCAACGCCCGCGTGGCCTACACCTACCGCGACCGCTTCTTCACGGGGAACAACGACGTGTCGGGTAACCCGGTATTCCAGAACAAGACCGGATTCCTGGACGCGAAGTTCCAATACCGGTATAACGATAACCTCACGTTCTCGGTCGAAGGCAAGAACCTGACGGACCAGGAGCAGATCACCGATGCCGGCGATCCGTTCCGCGTCAACGAACTCGCCTTCGCGGGCCGCCGTTACTTCCTGAGCGCATCGTACAAATTCTAA
- the typA gene encoding translational GTPase TypA: protein MSNTKRAIRNIAIIAHVDHGKTTLVDQLLRQSGTFRENQQVDTRVMDSNDLEKERGITILSKNCAVEYEGTHINIVDTPGHADFGGEVERVLSMVDSVLLLVDAQEGPMPQTRFVTRKALALGLKPIVVVNKIDRPGARADWAINQTFELFDKLGANDEQLDFPIIYASGLNGYAGLDESVRGGDMKPLFEAILKYVPVRDDNPDGPLQMQITSLDYSSYVGKIGIGRISRGRIKAGQDVVVVDGPGATPIKGRINQVLNFKGLERVLVDEAVAGDIVLINGIEEIGIGSTVCSPDQIDPLPMLTVDEPTLTMNFMVNTSPLAGREGKFVTSRQLRDRLEKELKSNVALRVAPTDDDTIFEVSGRGELHLTILLENMRREGFELAVSRPRVVFKMVDGVRHEPYEMLSVDVEEVNQGGVMEELGRRRGDLQNMESDGKGRVRLEYRIPARGLIGFQGEFMTLTRGTGLMSHVFDAYAPVDNTKGELAGRHNGVLISQDDGQAVAYALWKLQDRGRMFVSHNDPVYEGMIIGIHSRDNDLVVNPIKGKQLTNVRASGTDEAVRLVTPIQLSLEYAVEFIEDDELVEITPKSIRLRKRFLKEHERKKASRESA, encoded by the coding sequence ATGTCTAATACTAAACGCGCAATTCGCAACATCGCCATCATCGCACACGTCGACCACGGCAAAACGACCCTCGTGGACCAGCTCCTGCGCCAGTCCGGTACCTTCCGGGAAAACCAGCAGGTCGACACCCGCGTCATGGACTCGAACGACCTCGAAAAGGAGCGCGGCATCACGATCCTGTCGAAGAACTGCGCCGTTGAGTACGAAGGCACGCACATCAACATCGTCGACACCCCGGGCCACGCCGACTTCGGCGGCGAAGTGGAACGCGTGCTGTCGATGGTCGACTCCGTGCTGCTGCTGGTCGACGCGCAGGAAGGCCCGATGCCGCAGACCCGCTTCGTCACCCGCAAGGCGCTGGCCCTGGGCCTGAAGCCGATCGTGGTGGTGAACAAGATCGACCGTCCGGGCGCGCGCGCCGACTGGGCGATCAACCAGACCTTCGAACTGTTCGACAAGCTGGGCGCCAACGACGAGCAGCTGGACTTCCCGATCATCTACGCATCGGGCCTGAACGGCTACGCGGGCCTGGACGAATCCGTGCGCGGCGGCGACATGAAGCCGCTGTTCGAAGCGATCCTGAAATACGTGCCGGTGCGCGACGACAATCCGGACGGCCCGCTGCAGATGCAGATCACGTCGCTGGACTATTCGTCCTACGTGGGCAAGATCGGCATCGGCCGCATCTCGCGTGGCCGCATCAAGGCCGGCCAGGACGTGGTCGTGGTCGACGGTCCGGGCGCAACCCCGATCAAGGGCCGTATCAACCAGGTGCTGAACTTCAAGGGCCTGGAACGCGTGCTGGTCGATGAAGCCGTGGCCGGCGACATCGTGCTGATCAACGGTATCGAGGAAATCGGCATCGGCTCGACCGTGTGCTCGCCCGACCAGATCGACCCACTGCCGATGCTGACCGTCGACGAGCCGACGCTGACGATGAACTTCATGGTCAACACGTCGCCGCTGGCCGGCCGCGAAGGCAAGTTCGTCACGTCGCGCCAGCTGCGCGACCGCCTGGAAAAGGAACTGAAGTCGAACGTGGCGCTGCGCGTGGCACCGACCGACGACGACACGATCTTCGAAGTGTCGGGCCGCGGCGAACTGCACCTGACGATCCTGCTGGAAAACATGCGCCGCGAAGGCTTCGAGCTGGCCGTGTCGCGTCCGCGCGTGGTGTTCAAGATGGTCGATGGCGTGCGCCATGAGCCGTACGAGATGCTGTCGGTCGACGTGGAAGAAGTGAACCAGGGCGGCGTGATGGAAGAACTGGGCCGCCGCCGTGGCGACCTGCAGAACATGGAATCGGACGGCAAGGGCCGCGTGCGCCTCGAGTACCGCATTCCTGCCCGCGGCCTGATCGGCTTCCAGGGCGAGTTCATGACGCTGACGCGCGGCACGGGCCTGATGAGCCACGTGTTCGACGCCTACGCGCCGGTCGACAACACCAAGGGCGAACTGGCCGGCCGCCACAACGGCGTGCTGATCTCGCAGGACGATGGCCAGGCCGTCGCCTACGCGCTGTGGAAGCTGCAGGACCGCGGCCGCATGTTCGTGTCGCACAACGACCCGGTGTACGAAGGCATGATCATTGGCATCCACTCGCGCGACAATGACCTGGTCGTGAACCCGATCAAGGGCAAGCAGCTGACCAACGTGCGCGCTTCGGGCACCGACGAAGCCGTTCGCCTGGTGACGCCGATCCAGCTGTCGCTGGAATACGCGGTGGAATTCATCGAGGACGACGAACTGGTCGAGATCACCCCGAAATCGATCCGCCTGCGCAAGCGCTTCCTGAAGGAACACGAGCGCAAGAAGGCTTCCCGCGAAAGCGCGTAA
- a CDS encoding ATP-binding protein, which produces MSDRTPDLATVFGGLPAPYLLLAPDFTIVEATNAYVRANGTTRAELIGRDVFDVFRQHGSDSHKNTATLANLRASLLRVLETKAPDAMPVQRYDIPVQGRPGEFEEKYWNPVNSPVLDDAGNVAYIVHYVKDVTARVRGSARKEALVRLTDAWRDLSSPREIVFTALKVLGELLGVSRVSYGRYNDATDTLYVGPDWCAPGIPSLEGTVKLRDFGSFVDEMMQGQAVVVGDVAQDLRTMAHVEPFRRHHARSFVDIPIIEHGRLKSILIVSDTAPRRWAPDDVALMREFAERTRTASERARSMEALTTSEAKFRIITNAMPQMVWSTLPDGYHDYYNEQWYEYTGVPPGSTDGEAWNGMFHPDDQERAWAAWRHSLATGDVYEIQYRLRHRSGEYRWILGRALPVRDATGRIVRWMGTCTDIHTQKLAEDALREAAARKDEFLAMLAHELRNPLAPIGTAAQLLKAGLSNEKTRVAASDIITRQVRHMAHLVDDLLDVSRVTRGLVQLNMADLDLVEVVASAVEQALPLIDERRHALDLHLPDHPVGVHGDRTRLVQVIANILNNAAKYTPPGGRIALHLDTPDSNARVTVRDNGNGIATTLLPHIFDLFIQGERNSDRAQGGLGLGLTLVKSITALHGGFVTAHSDGLGLGSEFTINVPLRGVVPPLAPGTAAMVPPPVVRPLRLLVVEDNPDAAGVLAELLRSEGHDVAVAEDAEAALRRADLAAIDTFILDIGLPGMDGYSLARHLRADPATAGATLIALTGYGQPSDRAQSHAAGFNRHFVKPADPAELLMALQAV; this is translated from the coding sequence ATGAGCGATCGAACACCCGACCTGGCCACCGTCTTCGGCGGCCTGCCCGCGCCCTACCTGCTGCTGGCCCCCGACTTCACGATCGTGGAGGCCACGAACGCCTACGTGCGCGCGAACGGCACCACGCGCGCGGAGCTCATCGGCCGCGATGTGTTCGACGTGTTCCGGCAGCATGGTTCCGATTCGCACAAGAATACCGCCACCCTGGCGAACCTGCGCGCCTCGCTGCTGCGCGTGCTGGAAACGAAGGCGCCCGACGCGATGCCGGTGCAGCGCTACGACATTCCCGTGCAGGGCCGGCCCGGCGAGTTCGAGGAAAAGTACTGGAATCCGGTGAACTCCCCCGTGCTGGACGACGCCGGCAACGTGGCCTACATCGTCCATTATGTGAAGGACGTGACGGCGCGCGTGCGCGGCAGCGCGCGCAAGGAAGCGCTCGTACGGCTCACCGATGCCTGGCGCGACCTGAGTTCGCCACGCGAGATCGTCTTTACGGCGCTGAAGGTATTGGGCGAACTGCTGGGCGTGAGCCGGGTCTCCTACGGCCGCTACAACGATGCCACGGATACGCTGTATGTGGGCCCCGACTGGTGCGCGCCCGGCATTCCCTCGCTCGAGGGAACGGTAAAACTGCGCGACTTCGGCAGCTTCGTCGACGAGATGATGCAGGGCCAGGCGGTCGTGGTGGGCGACGTGGCGCAGGACCTGCGCACGATGGCGCATGTCGAACCGTTCCGCCGCCACCACGCGCGCTCGTTCGTCGACATTCCCATCATCGAACATGGCCGGCTGAAAAGCATCCTGATCGTCAGCGACACGGCGCCGCGCCGCTGGGCGCCGGACGACGTGGCCCTGATGCGCGAATTCGCCGAGCGCACGCGCACCGCCAGCGAGCGGGCGCGCAGCATGGAGGCGCTGACGACGAGCGAGGCGAAGTTCCGCATCATCACCAACGCGATGCCGCAGATGGTGTGGTCGACGCTGCCGGACGGCTACCACGACTACTACAACGAGCAATGGTACGAATACACCGGCGTGCCGCCCGGCTCCACGGACGGCGAGGCATGGAACGGCATGTTCCACCCGGACGACCAGGAACGCGCCTGGGCGGCCTGGCGCCACAGCCTGGCAACCGGCGACGTATATGAAATCCAGTACCGGCTGCGCCACCGCTCCGGCGAATACCGCTGGATCCTCGGCCGCGCCCTGCCGGTACGCGACGCCACCGGCCGCATCGTGCGCTGGATGGGCACCTGCACCGACATCCACACGCAGAAGCTGGCCGAGGACGCGCTGCGCGAGGCGGCCGCCCGCAAGGACGAGTTCCTGGCCATGCTGGCGCACGAGCTGCGCAACCCCCTGGCGCCGATCGGCACCGCCGCGCAATTGCTGAAGGCGGGGCTGAGCAATGAGAAGACGCGCGTGGCGGCCAGCGACATCATCACCCGGCAGGTACGGCACATGGCCCACCTGGTGGACGACCTGCTCGACGTGTCGCGCGTCACGCGTGGCCTGGTGCAGCTGAACATGGCGGACCTGGACCTGGTGGAAGTGGTGGCCAGCGCCGTCGAGCAGGCGCTGCCGCTGATCGACGAGCGCCGCCATGCGCTCGACCTGCACCTGCCGGACCACCCGGTGGGCGTGCACGGCGACCGCACCCGCCTCGTGCAGGTGATTGCCAACATCCTCAACAACGCGGCCAAGTACACGCCGCCCGGCGGCCGCATCGCGCTGCATCTCGACACGCCGGACAGCAATGCCCGCGTGACCGTGCGCGACAACGGCAACGGCATCGCGACCACGCTGCTGCCGCACATCTTCGACCTGTTCATCCAGGGCGAGAGGAATTCCGACCGCGCCCAGGGCGGGCTGGGGCTGGGACTGACGCTGGTAAAAAGCATCACCGCGCTGCACGGCGGTTTCGTGACGGCGCACAGCGACGGCCTGGGGCTGGGCAGCGAATTTACGATCAACGTGCCGCTGCGTGGCGTGGTGCCGCCGCTGGCGCCCGGCACCGCGGCCATGGTGCCGCCGCCGGTCGTGCGGCCACTGCGGCTGCTGGTGGTGGAAGACAATCCCGACGCGGCCGGCGTGCTGGCCGAATTGCTGCGCTCCGAAGGCCACGACGTGGCCGTGGCCGAGGATGCCGAAGCCGCGCTGCGCCGCGCCGACCTGGCCGCGATCGACACCTTCATCCTCGACATCGGCCTGCCGGGCATGGATGGCTACTCGCTGGCGCGGCACCTGCGCGCCGATCCTGCCACGGCCGGCGCCACCTTGATCGCGCTCACCGGCTACGGCCAGCCCAGCGACCGCGCGCAATCGCATGCCGCGGGGTTCAACCGGCATTTCGTGAAGCCGGCCGATCCGGCGGAACTGTTGATGGCGTTGCAGGCGGTGTGA
- a CDS encoding 3'-5' exonuclease yields MNGHPMTPSETPRFVPRNFLPTDEQAAIQLSRDRIVVIRANAGAAKTTTLALRIGEALARGLPPEDIQALTFTPEARDVLKRRLVEVGIQAAVASRLRIATFEEFSAQALEDLDRRQVTHIEHVKDLKPYFHEALQQVSDTYGDRIDYLVTDASTRALSQFFLTQLELKATLALQADLEGLGEDEVSEALGVSYPTALTIKEYEQIRLRGGEVLFRGPFDATYDLACMLDADPSVRDGLPRARIILCDELHDLNEASFHLLQHLIVKGYTYFIGAGDIDQVIHSRHGASDEFMRSRFVAAFPGTASYPLTYSFRHGPHLARAAGAFKDKPADSLLPLHTEIRELHYGPDEASCAAQVVAALKQWTKSGKPADDCTILVREPYHAIDIENALMQAGLPYRTLEMPRYLDRDEILFLRGMIAIALDDFAATAPAKRGAVFDAVTLFAEVSFGPDEDVARMRQAVIEEPVALTWLFSGRVEEAASKDVRDKVARVVDDLLLAARSQPAGQVLGALRQHLAGLLDFAAALADRPDSALRRAVAEVVEDATTMVGYLERSALVIDEQVLLATMRNRALTLLAKLDQVVAGDVKQRMAGVIAYLRQAAADTPADVVLRQMCAMMDIEALASRLYVHPHEARVVRRSIAGFIQAAQDMGLNLRQFSDWIAAADRYAEGKRHRHVFQLDRVHHAKGKEFGHVVLPFLEAAEFPASGGDRREEENLFYVAITRAIGALTLISPRDPALRSPFVKRMQLDRDKQQAEAALKRNAQRGSAPLRTEFRANGDDWDVARKLGAHWDGTRKVFYLLPGQSPEPFARWIDAAGPRR; encoded by the coding sequence GTGAATGGCCATCCAATGACGCCCTCCGAGACACCACGCTTCGTTCCCAGGAACTTCCTCCCCACCGATGAACAGGCCGCGATCCAGTTATCGCGCGACCGCATCGTGGTCATCCGGGCAAACGCCGGCGCGGCCAAGACGACGACCCTGGCCTTGCGCATCGGCGAAGCGCTGGCCCGCGGGCTGCCACCGGAAGATATCCAGGCCCTGACCTTCACCCCCGAAGCGCGCGATGTGCTGAAGCGGCGCCTGGTCGAAGTCGGCATCCAGGCGGCCGTGGCCTCACGGCTGCGCATCGCAACCTTCGAGGAGTTTTCCGCCCAGGCCCTGGAAGATCTCGATCGACGCCAGGTTACGCATATCGAACACGTCAAGGACCTGAAGCCTTACTTCCACGAGGCGCTGCAGCAGGTCAGCGATACGTACGGCGACAGGATCGACTACCTGGTGACGGATGCGTCCACCCGCGCGCTGAGCCAGTTCTTCCTCACCCAGCTGGAACTGAAAGCGACGCTGGCACTGCAAGCGGACCTCGAAGGCCTTGGCGAAGACGAAGTCAGCGAAGCGCTGGGCGTGAGCTATCCGACCGCGCTGACCATCAAGGAGTACGAGCAGATCCGCCTGCGCGGTGGCGAGGTGCTGTTCCGCGGTCCGTTCGACGCGACGTACGACCTTGCCTGCATGCTGGACGCGGACCCGTCGGTCCGGGACGGCTTGCCGCGCGCGCGCATCATCCTGTGCGACGAGTTGCACGACCTGAACGAGGCATCGTTCCACCTGCTGCAGCACCTGATCGTGAAGGGCTACACGTATTTCATCGGCGCGGGCGATATCGACCAGGTGATCCATTCGCGCCATGGCGCGAGCGATGAATTCATGCGCAGCCGCTTCGTTGCCGCCTTTCCGGGAACGGCCTCGTATCCGCTGACGTACAGCTTCCGCCACGGCCCCCACCTGGCGCGCGCCGCCGGGGCATTCAAGGACAAGCCGGCCGATTCGCTGCTGCCATTGCACACCGAAATCCGCGAATTGCATTACGGGCCGGACGAAGCCAGCTGCGCCGCCCAGGTCGTCGCGGCGCTGAAGCAATGGACGAAATCCGGCAAGCCGGCCGACGATTGCACGATACTGGTCCGCGAACCCTATCATGCGATCGACATCGAGAATGCCTTGATGCAGGCCGGCCTGCCTTACCGCACGCTTGAGATGCCGCGCTATCTCGACCGCGACGAAATCCTTTTCTTGCGCGGCATGATCGCCATCGCGCTGGACGACTTTGCCGCCACGGCCCCGGCCAAGCGGGGCGCCGTGTTCGATGCGGTGACACTCTTCGCCGAAGTGAGCTTCGGGCCCGACGAGGATGTCGCCCGGATGCGGCAGGCGGTCATCGAAGAACCCGTCGCGCTCACATGGCTGTTCTCGGGGCGGGTCGAAGAGGCGGCGTCGAAGGATGTGCGCGACAAGGTGGCGCGCGTGGTCGACGACCTGCTGCTGGCCGCGCGCAGCCAGCCGGCCGGCCAGGTGCTGGGCGCCCTGCGGCAGCACCTGGCCGGCTTGCTCGATTTCGCTGCCGCGCTGGCCGACCGGCCCGATTCGGCGCTGAGGCGCGCGGTGGCGGAAGTGGTCGAGGATGCGACGACGATGGTCGGCTACCTGGAACGCAGCGCGCTGGTCATCGATGAACAGGTGCTCCTGGCGACCATGCGCAACCGCGCGCTGACCCTGCTGGCCAAGCTGGACCAGGTGGTGGCGGGCGACGTCAAGCAGCGCATGGCCGGGGTGATCGCCTACCTGCGCCAGGCGGCCGCCGACACGCCCGCCGACGTGGTCCTGCGGCAGATGTGCGCGATGATGGACATCGAGGCGCTGGCCAGCCGCCTGTACGTGCATCCGCACGAGGCACGTGTCGTGCGCCGCTCGATTGCCGGCTTCATCCAGGCCGCGCAGGACATGGGATTGAACCTGCGCCAGTTCTCCGACTGGATCGCGGCAGCCGACCGGTATGCCGAGGGCAAGCGGCACCGGCACGTGTTCCAGCTCGACCGCGTCCATCACGCCAAGGGCAAGGAGTTCGGGCACGTGGTCTTGCCTTTCCTCGAGGCGGCCGAGTTTCCCGCCAGCGGCGGCGATCGCCGCGAAGAGGAAAACCTGTTCTATGTGGCGATCACCCGCGCGATCGGCGCGCTCACGCTCATCAGCCCCCGCGATCCTGCCTTGCGCAGCCCCTTCGTGAAGCGCATGCAGCTCGACAGGGACAAGCAGCAGGCGGAAGCGGCACTGAAACGCAATGCCCAGCGCGGCAGCGCGCCATTGCGCACCGAATTCAGGGCGAACGGCGACGATTGGGACGTTGCGCGCAAGCTGGGCGCCCACTGGGATGGGACGCGCAAGGTGTTCTACCTGCTGCCGGGCCAGTCGCCGGAGCCGTTTGCGCGATGGATCGACGCCGCCGGCCCCCGCCGGTAG